In the Flavobacterium sp. J372 genome, one interval contains:
- a CDS encoding YncE family protein yields MKFGKLLFSIFTLSAITVSCSDDDVINAPSGAYADGLFVLNQGNFNQGNASVSFISNDFTIENNVFAGVNPGMILGDTAQDMAFNGDLAYIVLNNSHKIEIVNRYTFKHVATIDEGLDNPRYIEFSSGKAFVTNWGSGGVTTDDFIAVINLENNTVTSKIPVPEGPESMVQDNGKLYIAHKGGYGFGNTITVLNPATNTILSTINVGDVPEAMEIENGKLYVINGGIPSWMGAAQTTGSLMVINLLDNSVASTMTFTTMAHPKNLQVENGTIYYTEAGKVFKMNAGSASLPVTPLFTVSGVGEYGIDGFAVKGDHIYAGNGGSFTAAGKVYVYSIAGNMQHEFTAGIGPVGFYFN; encoded by the coding sequence ATGAAATTCGGTAAATTACTTTTTTCCATTTTTACGCTTTCCGCGATAACAGTCTCATGCAGCGATGATGATGTTATTAATGCACCGTCAGGCGCTTATGCTGACGGTCTTTTTGTGCTTAACCAGGGCAATTTTAACCAGGGTAATGCTTCGGTGTCTTTTATTTCAAACGATTTTACGATTGAAAATAATGTTTTTGCAGGCGTAAATCCCGGAATGATTTTAGGCGATACTGCACAGGATATGGCTTTCAACGGTGACCTGGCTTACATTGTGCTTAACAACTCGCACAAGATAGAAATCGTGAACCGCTATACTTTTAAACATGTTGCCACTATTGACGAAGGCCTTGACAATCCGCGATATATTGAGTTCTCTAGTGGTAAGGCTTTTGTGACAAACTGGGGAAGCGGTGGCGTTACCACAGATGACTTTATAGCAGTGATAAACCTGGAAAACAATACCGTTACATCAAAAATACCAGTACCCGAAGGGCCAGAAAGCATGGTGCAGGATAATGGTAAGCTTTACATAGCTCATAAAGGAGGTTACGGTTTCGGAAACACGATAACGGTACTGAATCCGGCTACTAATACAATCCTATCAACAATTAATGTAGGTGATGTTCCCGAAGCTATGGAAATAGAAAACGGAAAACTATATGTTATTAATGGTGGAATACCATCATGGATGGGTGCAGCCCAAACAACAGGAAGTTTAATGGTGATTAATCTTTTAGACAACAGCGTGGCATCAACTATGACTTTCACAACCATGGCACATCCTAAAAACCTTCAGGTAGAAAATGGCACGATATATTATACTGAGGCCGGAAAGGTATTTAAAATGAATGCAGGGTCTGCGTCTTTGCCGGTTACACCATTATTCACAGTTTCAGGAGTTGGTGAGTATGGTATTGATGGTTTTGCTGTAAAAGGCGACCATATTTATGCAGGCAACGGAGGGTCTTTTACTGCAGCAGGTAAAGTTTATGTATATTCTATTGCAGGCAACATGCAGCATGAATTTACAGCCGGTATAGGGCCTGTAGGCTTTTATTTCAATTAG
- a CDS encoding S41 family peptidase, producing MKKMLALLGALMLMAFAIQGCDDLDDTDVPVYDFVWKGMNLYYLWKDQVPALSDNRFSNQGDLNNYLQSFSSPEDLFNSLLYKKDDVDKWSVIFSDYRVLENALQGVVTSNGVEFGLKYLPNSDTEIFGYVRYILPNSDASGKPIERGDLFRSVNGTELTISNYRNLLSQETYTLNLATYSGGTLTPTGENVTLTKSQYAENPVYQVSVHQTGSHKIGYLMYNGFFSNYNAELNSAFGELAGQGITDLVLDLRYNGGGSVRTATYLASMITGQFPGQLFSKQQWNSKIQAHYESVAPQTLQELFATQLGNGTPINSLNLTRVFILTSEATASASELLINCLDPYIDVVVIGAKTVGKNVGSVTLYDSDDFGPNGRSSEHTYAMQPIVLKTVNKNGFGDYSTGIVSENPQNRLEEDMANLGVLGSPTERLFARAITIITGSGRFSQPQPELPARNFKDSKNMQRFGNEMYLDKAPEGSLELLMIK from the coding sequence ATGAAAAAGATGCTCGCGCTGCTTGGCGCCCTCATGCTTATGGCCTTTGCAATACAGGGCTGTGATGATCTTGACGATACAGATGTGCCTGTATATGATTTTGTATGGAAAGGTATGAATCTTTACTATTTATGGAAAGACCAAGTACCGGCCCTTAGTGATAACCGGTTTTCAAACCAGGGGGACCTCAACAATTACCTTCAGTCGTTTTCAAGTCCGGAAGATCTTTTCAATTCACTGCTTTATAAAAAAGATGATGTAGATAAGTGGAGCGTTATATTCAGTGACTATCGTGTGCTTGAAAATGCCTTGCAGGGCGTTGTAACCAGCAATGGAGTTGAGTTTGGATTAAAATATCTGCCTAACAGTGATACCGAGATATTCGGGTATGTGCGTTATATCCTTCCAAATTCAGACGCTTCCGGCAAACCTATTGAGCGTGGAGACCTTTTCCGCTCTGTAAACGGTACAGAACTTACTATATCAAATTACCGAAACCTGCTGTCGCAGGAAACATATACCCTTAACCTTGCTACTTATAGTGGAGGTACACTCACTCCAACCGGGGAAAATGTAACGCTCACTAAATCACAATATGCAGAAAACCCAGTATATCAAGTAAGTGTACACCAGACCGGTTCTCACAAAATTGGGTACCTTATGTACAATGGCTTCTTTAGCAACTATAATGCTGAGTTGAATTCGGCATTTGGCGAACTGGCCGGACAGGGAATTACTGATCTGGTGCTTGACCTTCGCTACAACGGTGGCGGCTCGGTACGCACAGCTACTTATCTTGCCAGTATGATTACGGGGCAGTTTCCGGGGCAGCTTTTTTCAAAACAACAATGGAATTCAAAAATACAGGCACATTATGAAAGTGTTGCGCCACAAACTTTACAGGAACTTTTTGCAACACAATTAGGTAACGGAACACCTATAAACAGCCTTAATCTTACAAGGGTGTTCATTCTTACATCTGAAGCTACGGCTTCGGCCAGTGAATTGCTTATCAACTGTCTTGACCCGTATATTGATGTTGTAGTAATTGGCGCGAAAACTGTTGGTAAAAATGTAGGTTCGGTAACGCTGTATGACAGTGATGATTTTGGGCCAAACGGCAGAAGCAGTGAGCATACATATGCCATGCAGCCTATTGTGCTTAAGACCGTAAATAAAAATGGCTTTGGCGATTACAGTACAGGTATTGTTTCTGAAAATCCGCAAAACAGGCTGGAGGAAGACATGGCCAACCTTGGTGTACTTGGCAGCCCTACCGAAAGATTGTTTGCACGGGCAATAACAATTATAACAGGCAGCGGAAGGTTTAGCCAGCCACAGCCGGAATTACCTGCACGTAACTTTAAAGATTCTAAAAATATGCAGCGTTTTGGTAATGAAATGTACCTTGACAAAGCCCCTGAAGGAAGTCTTGAACTATTAATGATAAAATAA
- a CDS encoding RNA polymerase sigma factor yields MNQQEFITTISPFKDRLFRLAKRLLVSTEEAEDATQEVLVRLWNNREKLGGYSSVEALAVTITKNYCLDQLKSKRATEMRIVHSNYTDRQAGLQQQAEDRDSLDWVEKIMDTLPEQQKMIVQLRDIEEYEFEDIAKILDMNETAVRVALSRARKTIREELAKKHSYGIKAN; encoded by the coding sequence ATGAACCAGCAGGAGTTTATAACAACTATTTCTCCTTTTAAAGACCGGCTTTTCCGGTTGGCAAAAAGGCTGCTTGTAAGCACTGAAGAGGCTGAAGACGCCACCCAGGAAGTGTTGGTGCGCCTTTGGAACAACAGGGAGAAGCTTGGCGGGTACAGCAGCGTGGAGGCACTGGCAGTAACCATTACCAAAAACTACTGCCTTGACCAGCTGAAGAGCAAGCGCGCCACCGAAATGCGGATTGTGCACAGCAACTATACCGACAGGCAGGCAGGATTGCAGCAGCAGGCTGAAGACAGGGACAGCCTTGACTGGGTAGAAAAAATAATGGATACCCTGCCCGAACAGCAAAAGATGATTGTACAGCTGAGGGACATTGAAGAATATGAGTTTGAGGATATCGCGAAGATATTAGATATGAATGAGACGGCCGTGAGGGTAGCCCTCTCCCGCGCCAGGAAAACGATAAGGGAAGAACTTGCAAAAAAACACAGCTATGGAATTAAAGCAAATTGA
- a CDS encoding DUF4252 domain-containing protein, which yields MTRIFITFVIMVLMLASCEQKPTVQKYFVEKSGKPNFAVVDVAPSFIKAADLKLTAEEKEALESLKKFNVMIYKKDSLDSGEYKAEAENVKELLKQDNYEELMKMNLQGMNASISTKGEGENIDEFLVYLNNSDTGFGVIRAIGDDMTPNKVMTLVSLIQKGGVDDSKFGALKSLMGKPETDKKPAAQAPAPPKPEQ from the coding sequence ATGACACGTATTTTTATAACTTTTGTAATAATGGTGCTGATGCTTGCATCTTGTGAGCAGAAGCCAACCGTACAGAAATATTTTGTTGAAAAAAGCGGCAAACCCAATTTTGCTGTGGTTGATGTAGCCCCAAGCTTTATTAAGGCAGCTGACCTGAAACTCACTGCTGAAGAAAAGGAAGCGCTGGAATCACTGAAGAAATTCAATGTGATGATCTATAAAAAAGACAGCCTTGATAGTGGGGAATATAAAGCCGAAGCTGAAAATGTAAAAGAGCTGTTAAAGCAGGATAATTATGAAGAATTGATGAAGATGAACCTGCAGGGGATGAACGCATCAATCAGTACCAAAGGCGAGGGTGAAAATATTGATGAATTCCTGGTGTATCTTAACAATAGCGATACAGGTTTTGGAGTTATTCGCGCCATTGGCGATGATATGACACCCAATAAAGTAATGACTTTAGTGAGCCTTATACAAAAAGGTGGTGTAGATGACAGTAAATTTGGCGCACTTAAGTCGCTTATGGGAAAACCGGAGACAGATAAAAAGCCGGCAGCCCAGGCGCCGGCGCCGCCCAAGCCTGAACAATAG
- a CDS encoding iron chaperone, with protein MQKPQSVDEYINSFPPEIQKILSQIRDIIKIEAPNAVESISYGMPAYKLNGKPLIYFAGYEKHIGLYATPTGHDAFKEEFSRYKTGKGSVQFPLSEPMPLDLIKKVTGFRVKELSN; from the coding sequence ATGCAAAAGCCACAGTCAGTTGATGAGTATATAAATTCTTTTCCGCCTGAAATACAAAAGATCCTATCTCAAATTCGGGATATTATTAAAATTGAAGCTCCCAACGCTGTGGAAAGCATAAGCTATGGAATGCCTGCTTACAAACTTAACGGAAAGCCACTCATATATTTTGCAGGATATGAAAAGCATATAGGCTTATATGCCACTCCAACAGGGCATGATGCTTTCAAAGAAGAGTTCAGCCGTTATAAAACAGGTAAAGGCTCAGTGCAGTTTCCGTTGTCTGAGCCTATGCCCCTTGACCTGATAAAGAAGGTTACAGGATTTAGAGTGAAGGAATTATCAAACTAA
- a CDS encoding DUF1543 domain-containing protein: protein MDTNLKLYMVLLGCTPKGRLTEQHDIFFGIAASVKELKAHMYAFWPDGGQLHIDSWREVTHVDGHKITISPKAEAKPSSNKLFFLNLGGYKPDDLEEYHYKMLAVGETMAEVVKKSKQTAFYKHYGFKGAESHIDEKYGLDVDDMHKVEDILAPDLRERYHIKITPDENGIEDELHIGYTKLGPKSK from the coding sequence ATGGATACAAACCTTAAGCTTTACATGGTTTTGCTGGGCTGCACGCCTAAAGGAAGGCTAACAGAACAGCATGATATTTTTTTCGGTATAGCCGCTTCGGTTAAGGAACTAAAAGCCCATATGTATGCTTTTTGGCCTGATGGAGGCCAGCTACACATTGATAGCTGGCGTGAAGTGACACACGTTGACGGACATAAGATTACCATCTCTCCTAAGGCTGAAGCTAAACCTTCGTCAAATAAACTTTTTTTCCTGAACCTCGGCGGTTATAAGCCAGACGACCTTGAGGAATATCATTATAAAATGCTGGCCGTTGGTGAGACTATGGCCGAAGTGGTGAAGAAGTCAAAGCAGACAGCATTCTACAAACATTACGGCTTTAAAGGGGCTGAGTCTCATATTGATGAAAAATACGGCCTTGATGTTGATGATATGCACAAAGTTGAAGATATACTTGCCCCAGATTTACGGGAGCGATACCACATAAAGATCACTCCTGATGAAAATGGGATTGAAGACGAACTTCATATCGGCTATACCAAACTCGGACCTAAAAGCAAATAG
- a CDS encoding glycosyltransferase produces the protein MKLKNALTSGLIKPTHNPYKLRCINNNIHYTLIRAMKTRKTSGKNFQSYNQLIEKLAAADIPQSNLGVLPEIVVITTFPPRQCGIATYSQDLIKALNDHYTDTFDIKVCALENANEQHTYTDPMVKYVLNVSEPQSYLNLAQQINEDENVKIILMQHEFGLVHESVAQFNNFIDSINKPLSVVFHTVLPNPNEELKGNVQHILNRADSLIVMTNNAADILTRDYIVDREKIAVIAHGTHLVPHADKGSLKKKYGFEGRKILSTFGLLSSGKSIETTLDALPNVVNKCPEVLFLIIGKTHPTVVLNEGEVYRESLESKIQELGLENNIAFINKYVELGELLEYLQMTDIYLFTSKDPNQAVSGTFSYALSCGCAIISTPIPHAKEVLAGDTGIVFDFGNSEQLCEAINTLLFDIELRNRMVLNGLHKIVHTAWENSAVAHAKVLEKASNGSLDLHYKNPDVNLSHIKAMTTDFGMLQFSKLNKPDIASGYTLDDNARALIAMCQHYKQYRQEDTLKYIKIYLNFLDHCQLYDGRFLNYVDYNTNFTAQNKNENLEDSAGRAMWALGYVVSLTNILPEGFGKKAEAMFQKSLSLTKNIHSTRAMAFIIKGLYYFNRQVKDNDTLLYIKLFGDRLVNMYRHEADSEWKWYEGYLTYANSVLPEALLLCFAITGDERYKTIAKESFDFLLDITFNDNMINVVSNRGWYVKGGKRERYGEQPIDVAYTILALRKFHDIFKDEEYLNKMENAFNWFLGNNHLNQVVYNPCTGGCFDGLEEHNVNLNQGAESTVSYLMARLTISKYFGNPGTTYFRRRNKAAKIAALNTLNF, from the coding sequence ATGAAGCTAAAGAACGCGCTAACCAGTGGGTTAATAAAGCCAACGCATAACCCATATAAGCTGCGCTGCATAAACAACAACATACATTACACCCTTATCCGAGCCATGAAAACAAGAAAAACCTCAGGGAAAAATTTCCAGTCATACAACCAGCTTATTGAAAAGCTTGCGGCTGCAGATATTCCGCAAAGCAATTTAGGCGTATTGCCAGAAATTGTTGTAATAACTACATTCCCTCCAAGGCAGTGCGGCATTGCTACATATTCACAGGATCTTATTAAAGCGCTAAACGACCATTATACTGATACGTTTGATATTAAGGTTTGTGCTCTTGAAAACGCTAATGAACAACACACGTATACCGACCCTATGGTGAAGTATGTGCTGAATGTGAGCGAACCGCAATCTTACCTTAACCTGGCGCAGCAGATAAATGAGGACGAGAATGTAAAGATTATATTGATGCAGCATGAGTTTGGCCTTGTACATGAAAGCGTGGCCCAATTCAATAATTTCATTGACTCGATTAATAAACCGTTGTCGGTAGTATTTCATACAGTGCTGCCAAATCCTAATGAGGAACTGAAAGGTAATGTTCAGCATATTCTCAACAGGGCAGATTCACTTATTGTGATGACTAACAACGCTGCAGATATTCTTACACGCGATTATATTGTTGACCGTGAAAAGATTGCTGTAATTGCTCACGGTACACACCTTGTGCCTCACGCCGACAAAGGCTCACTTAAGAAAAAATATGGCTTTGAAGGCAGAAAGATACTATCTACATTCGGTCTGCTTAGCTCAGGTAAAAGTATCGAGACTACCCTTGATGCGCTACCAAACGTGGTAAACAAGTGTCCTGAAGTGTTATTCCTTATTATAGGCAAAACCCACCCTACCGTTGTATTGAATGAAGGCGAGGTTTACAGGGAATCTCTTGAATCCAAAATTCAGGAGCTTGGACTTGAAAATAATATTGCTTTCATAAATAAATATGTAGAGCTTGGTGAATTGCTCGAGTATCTTCAGATGACAGATATTTATCTGTTCACAAGCAAAGACCCGAACCAGGCTGTAAGCGGTACATTCTCTTATGCCCTAAGCTGCGGCTGTGCCATCATATCTACACCTATACCTCACGCCAAAGAAGTTTTGGCAGGAGATACCGGTATTGTGTTTGATTTCGGCAATTCAGAACAGCTTTGTGAAGCCATCAATACGTTATTGTTCGATATTGAACTTCGCAACAGGATGGTATTAAACGGCCTGCATAAAATTGTGCATACAGCTTGGGAAAACTCGGCTGTGGCCCATGCAAAAGTTCTTGAGAAAGCGAGCAACGGTTCGCTTGACCTACACTATAAGAACCCTGACGTGAACCTTTCACACATCAAGGCTATGACAACAGACTTTGGTATGCTGCAATTCTCTAAGCTGAATAAACCGGATATTGCATCGGGCTACACGCTAGATGATAATGCCCGTGCACTAATTGCCATGTGCCAGCACTACAAGCAATACCGCCAGGAAGATACATTAAAGTATATTAAAATCTACCTGAATTTCTTAGACCATTGCCAGCTGTATGACGGCAGGTTCCTGAACTATGTAGATTATAACACCAACTTCACCGCCCAGAACAAAAACGAAAACCTTGAAGACAGCGCCGGCCGTGCCATGTGGGCTCTTGGTTATGTGGTTTCGCTTACAAATATCCTTCCCGAAGGTTTTGGTAAAAAGGCGGAAGCAATGTTCCAGAAATCACTGTCGCTTACGAAGAATATCCACTCTACAAGGGCTATGGCATTCATCATAAAAGGCCTGTACTACTTTAACCGTCAGGTGAAAGACAACGACACGCTGCTTTACATTAAACTGTTTGGCGACAGGCTTGTTAACATGTACCGCCACGAGGCCGATTCTGAATGGAAATGGTATGAGGGCTATCTTACCTATGCCAACAGCGTACTACCGGAAGCGTTGCTGCTTTGCTTCGCAATCACAGGCGATGAAAGATATAAAACCATAGCCAAAGAATCATTTGACTTCCTGCTTGATATAACGTTTAATGACAATATGATAAACGTGGTGAGCAACCGCGGCTGGTATGTAAAAGGCGGTAAAAGAGAGCGTTATGGTGAACAGCCCATAGACGTGGCTTACACCATACTGGCACTGCGTAAGTTCCATGATATATTTAAGGATGAAGAGTACCTCAATAAAATGGAAAATGCGTTTAACTGGTTCCTGGGCAATAACCACCTTAACCAGGTTGTTTACAACCCGTGTACAGGCGGATGTTTTGACGGACTTGAAGAGCACAATGTAAACCTAAACCAGGGAGCAGAATCAACTGTGAGCTACCTTATGGCAAGGCTTACCATAAGTAAATACTTTGGCAACCCGGGAACTACATATTTCCGCAGAAGGAACAAAGCCGCTAAAATTGCCGCTTTAAATACACTGAATTTCTAA